The following proteins are co-located in the Apium graveolens cultivar Ventura chromosome 5, ASM990537v1, whole genome shotgun sequence genome:
- the LOC141724781 gene encoding pentatricopeptide repeat-containing protein At1g09220, mitochondrial, with protein MRTPKQHKPYCNYLISLLLNHYDHRVIQQIHAQTITKKSHSHKLINTLLRHYALSDSPQQALSFFKHLHRRKPFCFDSFAFSFIIKSSANLQDSRSGSQLHCVITKSGFGIHVYVQTALMNMYVDCGCWGDAHKVFDEMPQRNCVSWNVMITGFLKWGDVSMARELFDSMPDKNVVSWTGIIDGYTRMNRADEALGLFKRMVNEGIMPSELTMLVVFPSVWNKRCLELCRCFHAYTEKSGFSVSDIRVSNSLIAVYAKCGNVEGASKAFECISEERKNVVSWTSIISCFSTYGMVKEAVENFNKMQNLGFQPNRVTFLCIINACSHGGLVNEGLHFFKKMVYEWGIVPDIKHYGCLVDMLGRAGRLDEAENMAMNIPTNMISVVIWRTLLGACSLYGNAEMGERVTRRIMEMESGYAGDYVLLSNIFVDVGRYTDSETVRGVMDMRNALKVPGLSSI; from the coding sequence ATGAGAACGCCGAAACAACACAAACCCTACTGCAACTACTTGATATCTTTACTACTCAATCACTACGATCACAGAGTCATTCAACAAATCCACGCTCAAACAATCACTAAAAAGTCACATTCACACAAGTTAATCAACACTCTTCTTCGCCACTACGCACTCAGCGACTCTCCTCAACAAGCACTCTCATTTTTTAAACACCTTCATCGTCGAAAACCCTTCTGTTTCGATAGCTTTGCGTTCTCTTTTATCATCAAATCATCAGCAAATTTGCAAGATTCTAGAAGTGGGTCACAGCTACATTGTGTCATTACCAAGTCTGGGTTTGGGATTCATGTTTACGTGCAAACTGCGTTGATGAATATGTATGTTGATTGTGGGTGTTGGGGTGATGCGCataaggtgtttgatgaaatgccGCAGAGAAATTGTGTGAGTTGGAATGTTATGATTACTGGGTTTCTTAAATGGGGTGATGTTAGTATGGCTAGGGAACTGTTTGATTCGATGCCGGATAAGAATGTGGTTTCTTGGACTGGGATTATTGATGGGTATACCAGAATGAACCGAGCTGACGAAGCTTTGGGTTTGTTTAAAAGGATGGTGAATGAGGGGATTATGCCGAGTGAGCTAACTATGCTAGTGGTTTTTCCTTCTGTTTGGAATAAACGGTGCCTTGAACTTTGCCGGTGTTTTCACGCTTACACGGAAAAAAGTGGTTTTAGTGTGTCAGATATTAGAGTTTCCAATTCGCTTATAGCTGTGTATGCAAAATGTGGTAATGTTGAGGGTGCTTCTAAAGCTTTTGAGTGTATCTCTGAGGAGCGGAAGAATGTGGTCTCTTGGACATCGATTATCTCTTGTTTTTCAACGTATGGGATGGTAAAAGAAGCTGTtgaaaattttaataaaatgcAGAATTTGGGTTTTCAGCCTAATCGTGTAACATTCTTGTGTATTATTAATGCTTGTAGTCATGGGGGTTTAGTTAATGAAGGGCTCCATTTTTTTAAAAAGATGGTCTATGAATGGGGCATAGTGCCGGATATTAAGCACTATGGATGCCTCGTTGACATGCTAGGAAGAGCAGGGAGGCTTGACGAAGCAGAGAATATGGCTATGAACATTCCAACTAATATGATTAGTGTTGTTATTTGGAGAACTCTGCTTGGTGCTTGTAGCCTTTATGGCAATGCTGAGATGGGAGAGAGAGTAACAAGAAGGATTATGGAGATGGAGAGTGGGTATGCTGGTGATTATGTGCTTCTGTCAAACATATTTGTTGATGTTGGTAGGTATACGGATTCAGAGACAGTGAGGGGAGTGATGGATATGAGAAATGCCTTAAAAGTTCCCGGCTTGAGCTCGATTTGA
- the LOC141724782 gene encoding ATP-dependent Clp protease proteolytic subunit 2, mitochondrial-like, giving the protein MRSLISRTLRHLNPGTGKTTTGGHSLTLNHRRCYIPMVIEHSSRGERAYDIFSRLLKERIVYINGPISDNTSHVVVAQLLFLESENPSKPIHMYINSPGGAVTAGLAIYDTMQYIRSPISTICIGQAASMGSLLLAAGAKGERRSLPNARVMIHQPSGGYSGQAKDITIHTKEIVRIWDALNALYVKHTGQAIDVIQKNMDRDYFMTPQEAKEFGIIDEVVDERPLSLVTDAVRTEGKDKTST; this is encoded by the exons ATGCGAAGCCTCATTTCCCGCACTTTACGCCACCTCAACCCCGGAACCGGAAAAACAACCACAGGCGGCCACTCACTCACCTTGAATCACCGGAGATGTTACATACCGATGGTGATTGAACACTCTTCTCGAGGAGAAAGAGCTTACGACATCTTCTCTCGTCTCCTGAAAGAACGAATAGTTTACATAAATGGGCCTATCTCTGATAACACTTCTCATGTTGTTGTTGCGCAGCTTCTCTTCCTTGAATCTGAAAATCCTTCCAAGCCTATTCATATGTACATCAACTCTCCTGGTGGCGCCGTTACCGCAG GTCTTGCAATATACGATACAATGCAGTATATTCGTTCTCCAATCAGTACAATATGCATAGGTCAAGCTGCATCAATGGGTTCCCTTCTCTTAGCTGCCGGTGCAAAGGGTGAGAGGAGGTCTCTTCCTAATGCTAGAGTTATGATTCATCAGCCATCGGGTGGGTATAGTGGACAGGCTAAAGACATAACCATTCACACCAAAGAAATCGTCCGGATTTGGGATGCACTAAATGCACTGTATGTAAAGCATACAGGACAAGCTATTGACGTAATTCAGAAAAACATGGACCGAGACTATTTTATGACTCCACAAGAGGCAAAAGAATTTGGGATAATTGATGAAGTCGTAGATGAGAGGCCGCTGTCTCTAGTCACCGATGCTGTTAGGACTGAAGGCAAGGATAAAACATCAACTTAG